A single Halobellus ruber DNA region contains:
- a CDS encoding class I adenylate-forming enzyme family protein: MNLKDALDRTVRCYPDKTALVTDDGRSLTYAELDARADRLANALGERIGTDRCAILSVNTVAAIESMFAGNKRGIATVQLSYRATVEELASMADTAGATAVLFDDHNADEALELTDRGVFEVAIHTGDREIGRDDVESYEAVLDGADPELEPTLPADDECAVLYTSGTTSVPKAVPFDQEQLWYGAIQGIMEHGIDETDVALCTSPWYHMVTTDAWLYPHFVAGATVVLHSTFEPEEALELIAAHDVTGLLGVPTQLKALNGVQKEVEDPYDTDSLRYVRTGGAIVTETLIEETHEHLSEAVYNTYGMTEAGPDLTFARPSAQAEHPGTIGKEAFSWELRVVESPGLSENPDPEATVDAGERGEIIARGPGMSTGYIDNDEAEERSYFDGWLRTRDVAEIDEDGFLYIVDRVDNMIVSGGENIYPAAVERVLGNHPDVAEACVFGRDDEEWGQIVTAVVVTEEGARVTDDDLDDYCLQHDGLANFKRPRAYAITDEPLPRSDTGTVLREQLVQEYFA, encoded by the coding sequence ATGAACCTCAAGGATGCGCTCGACCGGACGGTGCGGTGTTACCCCGACAAGACCGCCCTCGTGACCGACGACGGACGGTCGCTCACGTACGCGGAACTCGACGCCCGGGCCGACAGGCTGGCGAACGCCCTCGGCGAGCGGATCGGCACCGACCGGTGTGCGATCCTCTCGGTCAACACGGTGGCCGCGATCGAGTCGATGTTCGCGGGGAACAAACGCGGGATCGCGACCGTCCAACTGTCGTACCGGGCAACCGTCGAGGAGTTGGCGAGTATGGCTGACACGGCGGGGGCGACCGCGGTCCTCTTCGACGATCACAACGCCGACGAGGCGTTGGAACTCACAGACAGGGGCGTCTTCGAGGTCGCGATCCACACCGGCGACCGGGAGATCGGTCGCGATGACGTCGAGTCCTACGAGGCCGTCCTCGATGGCGCCGACCCTGAACTCGAACCGACCCTGCCGGCGGACGACGAGTGTGCGGTGCTGTACACGAGCGGCACCACGAGCGTCCCGAAGGCGGTCCCGTTCGACCAGGAACAGCTGTGGTACGGCGCCATCCAGGGGATCATGGAACACGGTATCGACGAGACCGACGTCGCCCTCTGTACGTCGCCGTGGTACCATATGGTCACGACCGACGCGTGGCTCTACCCGCATTTCGTCGCCGGCGCGACGGTCGTGCTCCACTCGACGTTCGAGCCCGAGGAGGCGCTGGAGCTGATCGCGGCCCACGACGTGACCGGGCTCCTCGGCGTCCCAACGCAGCTGAAAGCGCTCAACGGCGTCCAAAAGGAGGTCGAGGACCCCTACGACACCGACTCGCTGCGGTACGTCCGGACCGGCGGCGCGATCGTGACCGAGACCCTGATCGAGGAGACCCACGAGCACCTCAGCGAGGCGGTCTACAACACCTACGGGATGACCGAGGCGGGGCCGGACCTCACCTTCGCACGCCCCAGCGCCCAGGCCGAGCACCCGGGGACGATCGGCAAGGAGGCGTTCTCCTGGGAGCTCCGCGTGGTCGAATCCCCCGGCCTCTCGGAGAACCCCGACCCCGAGGCCACGGTCGACGCCGGCGAGCGCGGGGAGATCATCGCCCGCGGGCCGGGGATGTCGACGGGGTACATCGACAACGACGAGGCCGAGGAAAGGAGCTACTTCGACGGGTGGCTCCGGACGCGCGACGTCGCCGAGATCGACGAGGACGGCTTCCTCTACATCGTCGATCGCGTGGACAATATGATCGTCAGCGGCGGCGAGAACATCTACCCCGCGGCGGTCGAGCGCGTCCTCGGCAACCACCCCGACGTGGCGGAGGCCTGCGTCTTCGGCCGCGACGACGAGGAGTGGGGCCAGATCGTTACCGCAGTCGTGGTCACCGAGGAGGGCGCGAGGGTGACCGACGACGACCTCGACGACTACTGCCTCCAGCACGACGGGCTCGCGAACTTCAAGCGCCCGCGAGCCTACGCGATCACCGACGAGCCGCTCCCGCGGAGCGACACCGGGACGGTACTGAGAGAGCAACTCGTACAGGAGTACTTCGCCTGA
- a CDS encoding SLC13 family permease, which translates to MTDGLPGRVAAALPVDPAWLAVPAGVAAAGIVLGAAPLPADAARMLAITVFCVALWIATPVDPWFTALVGIGLIGVAFSPELALTGFQSPATWLVVVGLLIGEAAGESGLAGLVEWITLDRMPDGVAGDALSAYRYLLVVLSAGGLALAVLVPSSLVRVLILAPIVLSVGELFDERAATIGLFLGPLFVTYYGGAGILTASLANIIVTGLIDAGGGPSISWTLWALWIGPVMAICRAVVVIGVTYLLYRPSDRDAMTAPDVIESTAASPRERRMLAFLLVGVAIWATDFVHGLHPLFGAAVVALLAFAPRIGVIDHGAVGETDLSIIFFMGAIFAIAEGLQRTAFTDLAANTLLTYLPADLSLPLVMVFVTAVSMGLAFLMEGLAVASVITPVFVSFGNTAGIPLLPIAAAESVALNSYFFPYQSAVLVAMLGLDVVDSAELSRMASACTVATLLLLFPIQIGLFVLFF; encoded by the coding sequence ATGACCGACGGACTCCCGGGCCGCGTCGCCGCTGCCCTCCCTGTCGATCCCGCGTGGCTCGCGGTTCCGGCCGGCGTCGCGGCCGCCGGGATCGTGCTCGGGGCCGCGCCGCTCCCCGCCGACGCCGCCCGGATGCTTGCGATAACGGTGTTCTGTGTCGCCCTCTGGATCGCCACCCCGGTGGATCCGTGGTTCACTGCGCTGGTCGGAATCGGGTTGATCGGGGTCGCGTTCTCCCCGGAACTCGCGCTCACCGGGTTCCAGTCGCCGGCGACCTGGCTCGTGGTCGTGGGGCTGCTCATCGGCGAGGCGGCCGGCGAGAGCGGGCTCGCGGGGCTTGTAGAGTGGATCACCCTCGACCGGATGCCCGACGGGGTCGCCGGCGACGCGCTGTCGGCGTACCGGTATCTGCTCGTGGTCCTGTCGGCCGGGGGGCTCGCGCTCGCGGTGCTCGTTCCCTCGTCGCTGGTCCGGGTGTTGATCCTCGCGCCGATCGTGCTGTCGGTCGGGGAGCTGTTCGACGAGCGGGCGGCGACGATCGGGCTCTTTCTCGGCCCGCTTTTCGTGACCTACTACGGCGGAGCCGGCATCCTCACGGCGTCGCTCGCGAACATCATCGTCACCGGATTGATCGACGCCGGCGGCGGCCCCTCCATCTCCTGGACCCTCTGGGCGCTGTGGATAGGGCCGGTGATGGCGATCTGCCGGGCCGTCGTCGTGATCGGGGTCACGTACCTGCTCTACCGCCCGTCGGACCGCGACGCGATGACGGCCCCGGACGTGATCGAGTCGACCGCGGCGTCGCCGCGGGAGCGCCGGATGCTCGCCTTTCTGCTCGTCGGGGTGGCGATCTGGGCTACCGACTTCGTCCACGGGCTGCATCCGCTCTTCGGCGCCGCCGTCGTCGCCCTGCTCGCGTTCGCGCCGCGGATCGGCGTGATCGACCACGGGGCCGTCGGCGAGACCGACCTCTCGATCATCTTCTTCATGGGCGCGATCTTCGCGATCGCGGAGGGACTCCAGCGGACGGCGTTCACCGACCTCGCGGCGAACACCCTGCTTACGTACCTCCCCGCGGACCTCTCGCTGCCGCTCGTGATGGTGTTCGTGACGGCAGTCTCGATGGGGTTGGCGTTCCTGATGGAGGGGCTGGCGGTCGCGAGCGTGATCACCCCCGTGTTCGTGTCCTTTGGGAACACCGCCGGGATCCCGCTTCTCCCGATCGCGGCGGCCGAGAGCGTCGCCCTGAACAGCTACTTCTTCCCGTATCAGTCGGCGGTGCTCGTCGCGATGTTGGGGCTGGACGTGGTCGACTCCGCGGAACTCAGCCGGATGGCGAGCGCCTGTACGGTCGCGACGCTCCTTCTCCTCTTCCCGATCCAGATCGGGCTGTTCGTGCTGTTCTTCTGA
- a CDS encoding CoA-binding protein — MSLTQLFEPSGVAVVGASRTDGKIGYVAMANATQFEGPVYPVNPSGSGELFGAEFVPSVTEIDGPVDLALCCVPGPAMPDVLAECGEAGIGAAVIYASGFAEAGGEGEKLQERIVEVADEHDVSLLGPNTSGFLVPATDLRCSFASGVEEVPPGNTAVVAQSGGVAHVLGFQSRRQRRGVSAMVGLGNRADVGFAEAIEYFDGDDRTDSIVLHIEGTDDGRRLLEACRESDTPVIAYKVGQSDVGAFAESHTGALTGDHELYTAGFAQYGVPTVDATDDLLDAAAALGNSPSPQGPNVGVVTAQAGPGIIITDRIQRAGGRLPELTAETNARVDDILPGITYDDNPVDTGRPMPEFGDLVAAVAEDDRIDIVLVYELFEEALGLPVDTLEGLAERVGKPVLFATEGIEAELAAERDALEAAGIPTFETPERAADAAGVLARYARLHADDAPEATADGGRSLHSGPRGVPGEVPRDE; from the coding sequence GTGAGTCTGACACAGCTGTTCGAGCCCTCGGGGGTCGCGGTCGTCGGCGCGTCGCGGACCGATGGCAAGATCGGATACGTGGCGATGGCGAACGCGACGCAGTTCGAGGGGCCGGTGTATCCGGTGAACCCCTCCGGGTCGGGGGAGCTGTTCGGCGCGGAGTTCGTTCCCTCGGTGACGGAGATCGACGGCCCCGTGGACCTGGCGCTGTGTTGCGTCCCGGGTCCGGCGATGCCGGACGTCTTAGCGGAGTGCGGCGAGGCGGGGATCGGCGCGGCCGTGATCTACGCCAGCGGGTTCGCGGAGGCCGGCGGCGAGGGCGAAAAACTCCAGGAGCGGATCGTCGAGGTCGCAGACGAGCACGACGTTTCACTCCTGGGACCGAACACCAGCGGCTTTCTGGTGCCCGCGACCGACCTCCGGTGCTCCTTCGCCAGCGGCGTCGAGGAGGTTCCGCCGGGGAACACCGCGGTCGTCGCCCAGAGCGGCGGTGTCGCCCACGTGCTGGGCTTCCAGTCCCGCCGGCAGCGACGCGGCGTCTCGGCGATGGTCGGCCTCGGAAACCGCGCCGACGTCGGGTTCGCGGAGGCGATCGAGTACTTCGACGGCGACGACCGGACCGACTCGATCGTGCTCCACATCGAGGGGACCGACGACGGCCGCCGGCTGCTCGAAGCCTGCCGGGAAAGCGACACGCCGGTGATCGCGTACAAGGTCGGCCAGTCCGACGTCGGGGCGTTCGCCGAATCCCACACCGGGGCCCTGACCGGTGACCACGAGCTCTACACCGCGGGGTTCGCCCAGTACGGCGTCCCGACCGTCGACGCCACCGACGACCTGCTGGACGCCGCGGCGGCGCTCGGCAACTCGCCGTCGCCGCAGGGCCCGAACGTGGGCGTCGTCACCGCCCAGGCCGGGCCGGGCATCATCATCACCGACCGGATCCAGCGGGCCGGCGGCCGGCTGCCCGAACTCACCGCCGAGACCAACGCCCGCGTCGACGACATCCTCCCGGGGATCACCTACGACGACAACCCGGTCGACACCGGCCGGCCGATGCCGGAGTTCGGCGACCTCGTCGCGGCGGTCGCCGAGGACGATCGGATCGACATCGTGCTCGTCTACGAACTGTTCGAGGAGGCGCTCGGCCTCCCGGTCGACACGCTGGAAGGGCTCGCAGAGCGGGTCGGAAAGCCGGTCCTGTTCGCGACCGAGGGGATCGAGGCGGAACTCGCAGCCGAGCGTGACGCCTTAGAAGCTGCCGGGATTCCAACCTTCGAGACGCCCGAGCGGGCCGCCGACGCCGCGGGCGTGCTCGCCCGATACGCCCGGCTTCACGCCGACGACGCGCCGGAGGCCACGGCGGACGGCGGGCGGTCGCTGCACAGCGGACCTCGCGGCGTGCCCGGGGAGGTGCCCCGCGATGAGTGA
- a CDS encoding acetate--CoA ligase family protein produces the protein MSDPDPIAAARAEGRTTLTEAEGKRLLASAGVETTAFRVCADADAAVEAAEEIGYPVVAKVSAPEVTHKSDWAGGVGVAVGRDSPEAVREAAAEVFAAGDERGIHAEVLIEEAADLDRGIEVIVGGVRDPSFGPVVLTGLGGVFTEIFEDTSHRVAPIDHAEARGAIEELQAAPLLHGYRGSDPADVEALAAAVVAVGDLVAEHPIAELDVNPLLATTDGVIALDALVVLEDA, from the coding sequence ATGAGTGACCCCGACCCGATCGCCGCCGCCCGTGCCGAGGGGCGGACGACGCTGACCGAGGCGGAGGGCAAGCGGCTCCTCGCCTCGGCGGGCGTCGAGACGACCGCATTCCGTGTCTGCGCCGACGCCGACGCCGCGGTCGAGGCTGCCGAGGAGATCGGCTACCCGGTCGTGGCGAAGGTCTCCGCACCGGAGGTGACGCACAAAAGCGACTGGGCCGGCGGCGTCGGCGTCGCGGTCGGACGCGACTCGCCGGAGGCAGTCCGGGAGGCTGCGGCCGAAGTTTTCGCCGCAGGCGACGAGCGCGGCATCCACGCCGAGGTGTTAATCGAGGAGGCCGCGGACCTCGATCGCGGTATCGAAGTCATCGTCGGCGGCGTCCGGGACCCCTCGTTCGGGCCGGTCGTGCTCACCGGGTTGGGCGGCGTCTTCACCGAGATCTTCGAGGACACCAGCCACCGGGTCGCGCCGATCGATCACGCGGAGGCTCGGGGCGCGATCGAGGAGCTACAGGCCGCGCCGCTACTGCACGGCTACCGCGGGAGCGACCCGGCCGACGTGGAGGCCCTGGCGGCGGCGGTCGTCGCGGTCGGCGACCTCGTGGCCGAGCACCCGATCGCCGAACTCGACGTCAACCCACTTCTGGCGACGACCGACGGAGTAATAGCGCTCGACGCGCTCGTCGTACTGGAGGACGCGTGA
- a CDS encoding acyl-CoA thioesterase, whose translation MFERIWTVRFSDTDPHGIAHYPRIVDALHETSDMFMQEIGFPFWELAQNRDFGFPLVEMDFEFDAPLHAGDEVRITLTPDPSTRAVRFEYEAYAGDTLAFSGYEQRVCARTGGGGAIEIPDGIREQFLDYAEE comes from the coding sequence ATGTTCGAACGCATCTGGACCGTTCGGTTCTCCGACACCGACCCGCACGGCATCGCCCACTACCCACGGATCGTCGACGCCCTGCACGAGACCTCGGATATGTTCATGCAGGAGATCGGCTTCCCGTTCTGGGAGCTCGCACAGAACCGGGACTTCGGGTTCCCGCTGGTGGAGATGGACTTCGAGTTCGACGCCCCGCTGCACGCCGGCGACGAGGTCCGGATCACACTGACGCCGGACCCGAGTACCCGTGCCGTCCGGTTCGAGTACGAGGCGTACGCCGGGGACACGCTCGCGTTCTCGGGCTACGAACAGCGGGTCTGTGCGCGGACGGGTGGTGGCGGCGCCATCGAGATCCCCGACGGGATCCGCGAGCAGTTCCTCGACTACGCCGAGGAGTAA
- a CDS encoding cupin domain-containing protein has translation MAQQEPEDLLEMSSETRSILEEHSLEPLWEVEDRFGTVMDDPEADIWKWEDIQESIDAIERDVPIADLPPGFQRRVAVPIDTANAISNTIYVGIQTVSPGETAPAHRHGANALRFTIDGAEDMKTVVAGEEFPMKDNDLITTPQWEWHDHVNESDETAAWLDVLDLPLVLDSLNAKNTFEYHELERQPVTKTQGYWASQYGRGRPQDEVEDDSIPGPFEGTKEPTPPYRFQWAEMIESLRQRADNGDPDPHDGYSLSYVNPASGEPPLFPTMSFRAQLLFEETDPHFHNATEVYFVIEGEGATHVGNEALEWSQWDVFVVPPDEIHHHDPDEEAKLLAMTDRPVFESINLYAEAEPSS, from the coding sequence ATGGCACAGCAAGAGCCAGAAGACCTCTTAGAGATGAGCTCCGAGACGCGGAGCATCCTCGAAGAACACAGCCTCGAGCCGCTGTGGGAGGTCGAAGACCGGTTCGGGACCGTGATGGACGACCCCGAGGCGGACATCTGGAAGTGGGAGGACATCCAGGAGTCGATCGACGCCATCGAGCGGGACGTCCCGATCGCCGACCTCCCGCCGGGGTTCCAGCGTCGGGTCGCCGTTCCGATCGACACCGCCAACGCGATCTCGAACACCATCTACGTCGGGATCCAGACGGTCTCGCCCGGCGAGACCGCGCCCGCGCACCGCCACGGCGCCAACGCCCTCCGGTTCACGATCGACGGGGCCGAGGACATGAAGACCGTCGTCGCCGGCGAGGAGTTCCCGATGAAGGACAACGACCTGATCACGACCCCGCAGTGGGAGTGGCACGATCACGTCAACGAGAGCGACGAGACGGCGGCGTGGCTCGACGTCCTGGACCTCCCCTTGGTCTTGGACTCGCTCAACGCGAAGAACACCTTCGAGTACCACGAACTCGAGCGGCAGCCGGTGACCAAGACCCAGGGATACTGGGCCTCCCAGTACGGTCGCGGCCGTCCACAGGACGAAGTGGAGGACGACAGCATCCCGGGGCCCTTCGAGGGCACCAAGGAGCCGACGCCGCCATACCGGTTCCAGTGGGCGGAGATGATCGAGTCGCTCCGCCAGCGGGCCGACAACGGCGACCCCGACCCACACGACGGCTACAGCCTGTCGTACGTCAATCCCGCCTCCGGGGAGCCGCCGCTGTTCCCCACGATGTCGTTCCGGGCACAACTCCTCTTCGAGGAGACCGACCCGCACTTCCACAACGCCACCGAGGTGTACTTCGTCATCGAGGGCGAGGGTGCGACCCACGTCGGCAACGAGGCCTTAGAGTGGAGCCAGTGGGACGTCTTCGTGGTCCCGCCGGACGAGATCCACCACCACGACCCCGACGAGGAGGCGAAGCTGCTCGCGATGACCGACCGGCCGGTGTTCGAGTCGATCAACCTCTACGCCGAGGCCGAGCCGTCGTCGTAA
- a CDS encoding fumarylacetoacetate hydrolase family protein, with protein MRFVRYDDTRLGLLTDDGTGVIDLTDRLGLESEEPLVEYIEGDYDAAEYEGAEPDHDVADVHVGSPVGRPGKVIAAPLNYEKHIEEAIADKDITTEEWFSITDKGYFLKAPSSVVGPDHGIELPFDDRRTDHEIELAFVMGEETKDVTAEEAWDKVFGYTILLDISLRGDQDRSNRKSYDTFCVIGPCVVTADEIDDPQDLRMELHLNGERRQYENTGDMVYTCADIVQYASLGATLEVGDVITTGTPEGVSELHDGDTIDAEIEDVGSMTVDVTGRDVSYADANVRKGGQG; from the coding sequence ATGCGATTCGTCCGCTACGACGACACTCGGCTCGGACTGCTCACGGATGACGGTACCGGCGTGATCGACCTCACCGACCGGCTCGGCCTCGAAAGCGAGGAACCGCTCGTCGAGTATATCGAGGGCGACTACGACGCCGCCGAGTACGAGGGTGCCGAGCCCGACCACGACGTCGCGGACGTCCACGTCGGCTCGCCGGTCGGCCGCCCGGGGAAGGTCATCGCGGCCCCGCTCAACTACGAGAAACACATCGAGGAGGCCATCGCGGACAAGGACATCACCACCGAGGAGTGGTTCTCGATCACGGACAAGGGCTACTTCCTGAAGGCGCCCTCCAGCGTGGTCGGTCCGGACCACGGGATCGAACTCCCTTTTGACGACCGCCGGACGGACCACGAGATCGAACTCGCGTTCGTGATGGGCGAGGAGACCAAGGACGTCACCGCCGAGGAGGCGTGGGACAAGGTCTTCGGGTACACGATCCTGCTCGACATCTCCTTGCGCGGCGACCAGGACCGCTCGAACCGGAAGTCCTACGACACGTTCTGCGTGATCGGTCCCTGCGTCGTCACCGCCGACGAGATCGACGACCCCCAGGATCTCCGGATGGAACTCCACCTCAACGGCGAGCGCCGGCAGTACGAGAACACCGGCGATATGGTGTACACCTGCGCCGACATCGTCCAGTACGCCTCCCTGGGTGCGACCCTGGAGGTCGGCGACGTGATCACGACGGGCACGCCCGAGGGCGTGAGCGAACTCCACGACGGCGACACCATCGACGCAGAGATCGAGGACGTCGGCTCGATGACCGTCGACGTCACGGGTCGGGACGTCAGCTACGCCGACGCGAACGTCCGGAAGGGCGGTCAAGGGTAG
- a CDS encoding MFS transporter — MNGEPDSELDSLTSRLVVAFGVVVLLLVWGVIFTFTVYSEALSTAFGLSELRTSTVFSITTAAFYVAGGVAGVLAARVPLRPVVAAAGGTIAASVGLLQITTSYPGVVAAFGLLGTAGGTIFVVVISLVPQWFDEYEGRAMGITFTGNGLGILVLPPAWVWLLERTGIRGAFAVIGGATALAVLAAATIYRRPTGRQSGGELAVGTEWIRRNVLDPRFLAAVAGFSLLWTWYFVLSADLVGILTGNGIPRGVAATAFGVVGGVSVVGRLASGEFADRIGMRVTLTGGVVVAGLSLAVLPWIAATLPMYALLVAFGAGLGAVAPLFSPIVIGRFGPGNATAVVGAFTVGQAVTSFSAPVVLSLLRSASGGYTAPLVFLGGATLLGGVLFYRGTAPAADA, encoded by the coding sequence ATGAACGGGGAACCCGATTCTGAACTCGACTCGCTCACGAGCCGGCTCGTCGTCGCCTTCGGCGTGGTCGTCCTGCTTCTGGTGTGGGGAGTCATCTTCACGTTCACCGTCTACTCGGAGGCGCTGTCGACGGCGTTCGGGCTCTCCGAACTCCGGACCTCGACGGTGTTCTCGATCACTACGGCGGCGTTCTACGTCGCCGGCGGCGTGGCGGGCGTCCTCGCCGCGCGGGTGCCGCTCAGGCCCGTCGTCGCCGCCGCCGGGGGGACCATCGCCGCGTCGGTCGGCCTGCTACAGATCACGACCTCATACCCGGGGGTGGTCGCGGCGTTCGGGCTCCTCGGGACCGCCGGCGGGACGATCTTCGTCGTCGTCATCTCCCTGGTCCCGCAGTGGTTCGACGAGTACGAGGGCCGGGCGATGGGGATCACGTTCACGGGCAACGGCCTCGGCATCCTGGTGCTGCCGCCGGCGTGGGTGTGGCTGCTCGAACGGACCGGGATCAGGGGCGCGTTCGCCGTCATCGGCGGCGCGACGGCGCTGGCCGTCCTCGCGGCCGCGACGATCTACCGGCGGCCGACCGGGCGGCAGTCCGGCGGGGAGCTGGCGGTCGGGACCGAGTGGATCCGGCGGAACGTCCTCGATCCGCGGTTCCTCGCGGCGGTCGCGGGCTTCTCGCTGCTGTGGACCTGGTACTTCGTCCTCTCGGCGGACCTGGTCGGCATCCTCACCGGCAACGGGATCCCGCGGGGGGTCGCGGCGACCGCGTTCGGGGTCGTCGGCGGCGTCAGCGTCGTCGGCCGACTCGCCAGTGGGGAGTTCGCCGACCGGATCGGGATGCGGGTGACCCTCACCGGCGGCGTCGTCGTTGCGGGCCTCAGCCTGGCGGTCCTCCCGTGGATCGCCGCCACGCTCCCGATGTACGCGCTCCTTGTCGCGTTCGGGGCGGGGCTCGGCGCCGTCGCGCCGCTGTTCTCGCCCATCGTCATCGGCCGGTTCGGTCCCGGGAACGCCACCGCGGTCGTGGGAGCGTTCACCGTCGGCCAGGCGGTGACCTCCTTTTCGGCGCCAGTCGTATTGAGCCTGCTCCGGTCGGCGTCGGGGGGGTACACCGCCCCGCTCGTGTTCCTCGGCGGCGCGACGCTGCTCGGCGGCGTCCTGTTCTACCGCGGGACTGCGCCGGCCGCGGACGCCTGA